Proteins found in one Synechococcus sp. LA31 genomic segment:
- the rplU gene encoding 50S ribosomal protein L21: MSTASSTGPYAIVETSGTQVWVQPNRYYDLDRIHAEVESTLTLENVLLVNDGKAADVGQPYVKGATVELQVMEHRRGPKVIVYKMRPKKKTRRKNGHRQELTRVMVKSISVGGKALA, translated from the coding sequence ATGAGCACAGCCTCCAGCACCGGTCCCTACGCGATCGTTGAGACCTCAGGCACCCAAGTGTGGGTTCAGCCCAACCGCTACTACGACCTCGACCGCATTCACGCCGAGGTTGAGAGCACCCTCACCCTGGAGAACGTGCTCCTGGTGAACGACGGCAAAGCCGCCGACGTGGGCCAGCCCTACGTGAAGGGCGCCACCGTGGAACTGCAGGTGATGGAGCATCGCCGCGGTCCCAAGGTGATTGTCTACAAGATGCGCCCCAAGAAGAAGACCCGCCGCAAGAACGGTCACCGCCAGGAGCTGACCCGCGTGATGGTGAAGTCCATCAGCGTGGGCGGCAAAGCCCTGG